The following proteins come from a genomic window of Rutidosis leptorrhynchoides isolate AG116_Rl617_1_P2 chromosome 10, CSIRO_AGI_Rlap_v1, whole genome shotgun sequence:
- the LOC139871517 gene encoding uncharacterized protein: protein MGPFPKSHNYLYILVAIDYVSKWAEAKPLPTSDARVVITFLMGLFARFDRRSNPKEWSNKLDDALWAFRTAYKTPIRTTLFHLVYGKACHLPLEIEHKAHWALRTCNLDYHEVVRLRLTQLNELDELRHAAYENSLIYKEKTKRWLDNRIKGPKEFKEGDRVLLYNSHFKLSPGKLKSHWSGLFVVRKVYPYGTVELFDLNGEGFKVNGHPVKHYVDGPLEIEEEKQRMTAAQREEERLLEIQTNPLQALRDDEDYSDRFE from the exons ATGGGCCCGTTTCCAAAATCCCATAACTATCTTTACATACTCGTTGCtatcgattacgtttctaaatgggcggaggcaaagcctCTTCCTACTagcgatgcacgagttgtaatcacGTTCTTGATGGGGCTTTTTGCCCGTTTTG ACCGTCGttcgaatccaaaggaatggtccaacaAACTCgatgatgcattgtgggcatttcgTACTGCCTACAAAACTCCTATCAGGACCACTCTTTTTCACTTGGTTTATggtaaagcatgtcatcttccattgGAGATTGAGCACAAAGCACATTGGGCTCTTCGGACATGCAATCTCGATTATCATGAGGTGGTTCGCCTTAGGCTGACCCAATTGAACGAGTTAGATGAGTTGAGGCATGCTGCTtatgaaaactcactcatctaTAAGGAAAAGACAAAGAGGTGGCTTGACAATCGGATCAAAGGTccgaaagaatttaaggaaggtgaCCGTGTCCTTCTTTATAATTCGCATTTCAAATtgtcaccaggaaagcttaagtcccatTGGTCGGGACTATTTGTGGTTAGGAAGGTGTACCCATATGGTACGGTGGAATTGTTCGATTTGAATGGTGAAGGTTTCAAGGTGAATGGCCACCCGGTCAAACACTATGtggatggtcccctagaaattgaaGAAGAG AAGCAGAGAATGACGGCTGCCCAAAGGGAGGAAGAAAGGCTCTTAGAAATTCAAACAAATCCTTTGCAGGCATTAAGAGATGACGAAGACTATTCAGACAGATTTGAGTGA